The genomic stretch AGGCGGCCGGCGTGCCCTCGGTCTCGGCCAAGGCGGCGATCGTCATCGACGGGGTCACGGGCCAGGTCCTCTACGCCAAGAACATCCACGATCGCTTGCCCCAGGCGAGCACCACCAAGATGATGGCCGGGATCGTGGCGCTCGAGCGCGGTACCCTCAGCGACGAGGTCCAGGTCAGCAAGCGCGCCGCCGACACCGAGGGCTCCAGCATGTACCTGGAGGCGGGCGAACGCCTGACCTTCGAGCAGCTCCTCTACGGCATGATGCTCAACTCGGGCAACGACGCGACCGAGGCGGTGGCCGAGTACATCTCGGGGGACGCCACCCACTTCGTCGGCCTCATGAACCAGAAGGCCTCGACCCTCGGCCTGAAGAACACCCACTTCGTCACCCCGCACGGCCTCCCGGACAGCAATCACTATTCCAGCGCCTACGACTTGGCCCAGATCGCCCGTTACGCCCTCTCCAACCCGGCCTTCGCCGAGATCGCGGCCACCAAGGCCTTCCCGGTGCCCGGCAACAAGCGCGCCCCCCACCGGACGCTCATCAACCACAACAAGCTGTTGCGCTACTTCCCCGGCGCCTGGGGCGGCAAGACCGGCTACACCATTGTGGCGGGCAAGTGCTTCGTCGGCTCGGCCAAGCGTGACGGTCGCTACGTGATCGAGGCCCTCCTCAGCGCGCCGGATTGCTGGGCGGACGCCGAGAAGCTGCTCAACTACGGCCTCGACTCCTTCACCTCGGAGCCCGTCGCGGCCGCAGGCCAGGCGATGGGCGACGTGAAGGTCCAGGGCGGCGCGCAGGGCTCGGTCAAGGCGGTCCTCACCGAGGCCGTCGCCCTCAGCGTCCCCAAGGGCGGCCAGAAGCCCGAGGTGACGACGCGCGTCAAGCTCGAGCCCGAGATCAAGGCGCCGGTGAAGGCCGGGCAGTCGCTCGGGACTTACGAGCTGCGCGAGGGCGATCGCCTGCTGGCCTCGGCGCCCCTGGTCGCGGCCCTCGACGTGCCGGTGGGCGGCCTGGAGCTCGGCGATCTTGGGGCGGTCTTCGGCTGGTTCCTCAAGGGCGGGGCGCTCTCGGTGGCCCTCTTCTCGGTCTTCCGCTGGCAAGGCATGCGCCGCCGGGGCCGTCGCAAGCGCGGGAAGAGCATCCTCGGCTCTTCCAACGCCATCCATCGCTAGGCCATGCCCGCCGTCGGATCCCTCGCGGTCGTGACCCTCGACGGTCAGGATGTGGTGGGCGAGGTCGTCGCCTGCGACCAGACCCACGCGACGGTGGCCGTCCGCATTCCCCACGACGTGGCGGAGGTCTTCCCCGCCGAGGGCACGGTGACCTGGGACGACGGCCGGATGCAGCCCTGGCGCCGCGCCCAGGCGAGTGCCACGACCGTCGTCGAGCTGCGGCTACCCCTTGCGGCGCTCGGCGCCCAGGAGCCCCGGGCCGAGATCAACCTCAAGCGCCGGGTGGCGGTGGACGTGCGGAGCCGTACCGGCGGCCACCTGCTCGCCTCCGGCCACACCCAGACCCTCTCGCGGGCAGGGGGCAAGCTCTCGCTCAAGCGGGCGCTCCAATCCGATGAGCGCTATCGCCTCTCCCTCTACCTGCCCGAAGGGCTGCTCAAGCTCGATGCGGTCATCATCCGCTCGGATGCCGACAAGACCCTCGTCGCCTTCCGGGACGTGAGCCCCGAGGCCGAGGCGCAGCTCGATCGCTTCTTGCGCGAGGGCCTCGTCGCCCTGCGCCGCCTGCGCCAGACTCCGTAAGCGCTCCCCGACCAGCCGCCTTGCTCGATGGGGGCTCCCCGGGCCCCGGACCGGTGCCGAGGGGGGCGAACCTTCGACGGGGTGTCGGTCCCCGCGATGCCTTGTGCTATCCTCCCGCCCAGCAAGACCCGACACGAGCGAAGGGGGAGCGCGATGAAAGGCAAGGAAGACGTCGCCAACGCCCTGCGGGAGGCGTTTGCCAAGGACCCGTTGATCAAGGCCGAGCGGATCCGCATCACCATGCTGGCGCCCGATTCCCTGGCCCTCCAGGGCGAGGTCTCGACCCTGGCCGAGAAGGACGAGGCCGCTTTTATCGCGCGCCAGATCGCACCCCAGTGCGAGATCGACAACGGCCTGGTCGTCTCGGTCAATCGGCTCATGGACGACGCGACCCTCGCGCGCCGGGCCGAGGAGGCCCTGGTCGCCGCCAATCTGCCACGCACCGTGGGCGTGCAGGTGCAGGGGGGGCTCGCGATGCTCAGGGGCAGCGTGGAGAGCAGAGATCTGGTGCGCAAGGCGCGGCTCGCCGTCGGGCACGTGCCCGGCATCAAGGACGTGCGCGAAGAGCATCTGAGCGTCGCGAGCCAGCAGACTTTCGAGCCCCTCGGCGCCGCGCGCACGGGGCGCTCGGATCTCACGGCACCCGGCGAGGATTTGTCCCTGGTCGATGCCATTTCTGGCCCGGACGTGGTCAACCGGATCGAGGAGCTCTTGGCCAACCGCATGGACCCGGCGCGCGCCGACGAGATCCGCGTGAGCGCCGATCAGGGGATCGTGCGGCTGACGGGCTTCGTGAAGACGGCCGAGGAGCTCGCCCAGGCCGAGAAGCTCGCGCGGTCGGTCTCGGGCGTGCGCGGGGTGCGCAACCTCCTGGTCTCTTTGGACGGCTCGTCGGGGTGCGACGAGGCGCTCGCCTCCGAGATCCGGCTGGGGCTCACCCCGCAGCGCGACCATGCGAGTCCCGTGGACATCAAGGTCTTCGTGGTCCAGGACACCGTCTACCTCCAGGGGGTGGTGGACTTTCCCGAGCAGATCGCCCAGGCGATCGCGATCGCGAAGCGAACCCCCGGCATCGCGCACGTCTACCCCTCGCTTCAGGTGAGCGAGCGTCACTTCCGATCCGGCGCGGGGCCGGGCCATGCGGCGGAGGACGCCCGTCGGCAGCTGATCGAGCAGGGCCTCGACTGGGACCCGAGCCGACCGGAGAGTTAAGGCCTGATAGGGCATCGTCCGGCAGGGTACAAGGCGCATGCGGCGCGATGGGAACCTGCCGGCACGATGAAGGGGCGATCGCCTCTCATCGTTTTCGCACCGCGGCTTTTGGCGTATAATACCCGCGTATGCAGCCGAGCGACGGTCGAAAGGGTGGGCGCGGCGGTCATGTTCGAGAACTTCTCGGCCAAGGCGATCGAGGCGCTCCAGCTGGCCCGCGAGGAGGCCCGTCGCCTCGAATTCGCCCAGGTGGACACCGACCACCTGCTCTTGGGCCTCTTGGCCGAGGGCAACGGCGTGGCGGCCCGAGCCCTGAAGCTCGAAGGGCTGGACCTGCGCAAGGCGCGGGTTGCCGCCGAGCAGCTCGGGGGGCGCGGCTACATGCGCTCCCAGCAGCTTTTCTTCTCGCCCGATTGCCAGGCGGTCTTCTTCGACGCCGCGGCCCTGGCCGCCCAGGTCGAGCCGGTCCTGGTCGATACCCAGGACCTGCTCTTCGCCCTTCTCAAGCATCCTCGGTGTCGGGCGATCGCCCTCTTGCGCCACCTGAACGCCGACCTGGAGGCCCTGTACCGCCAGGTGCGCTCGGTCCGTGCCCAGGACCTGGAATCGCCCACCCCCTTGCCCGACCCCGAGCGGGTGGTGCGGCCCAAGCACTTCAGCCCCCGCCTCTTGACCGAGAGCGCCCGCAAGGCCTATGACCAGGCCTTCGCCATGGCGCGGGCCTTCGGCCATACCCTGGTGGGGACCGAGCAGCTCCTGGTGGCCCTCGTGATCGCGGACGAGGGGCTCGCCGCGCAGGTGCTCGAGGCCAACGGCCTGAATCGGCTCGACGCCGAGGCCGTCCTCCACCGGGTCATGGGGCGAGGCTCGGGCACGGTCGAGTCCAAGCACGTGCTCAGCCGCCGGGCCCAGGAGGCTCTCGACGCCGCCTGGCGCGAGGCCTGCGCGCGCGGCCACGGCGCGATCGGTACCGGCCACGTCCTGCTCGGCCTGCTGGGGCTGGATGCCGGCGGGGCCCTCACCCTCATGGATCAGCTCAGGCTCAACCTCGGTGCGGTCCAGCTCGATACCGAGCAGGCCTTCGACGACTCCCCTCGCGACCCCGAGCCCCGCTGGGCCGGGGACGCCGTGTCCACGACCGGTGACGAATGCCTACTTCCATGAACGTGCTGGCGGCCTTCCTCGGCTTCGAGCCGCAAGCCCCTGACGCCGTCGCGGAGTTCGCCGCGCGTGCGCAGCGCTTGCTGGGGGCCGAGAGCGCGACCTTCTGGCGCATGGCGGGCACCACCCTCCACCTGGAGGAGGCCTGGGGAGTCTCGGCGGCCGAGGCGATGGCGGCGCTGATGGGCCTCGGCCAGCGTGACGACGCGCCGCAGGCCTTCCCTGATGCGGGCGGGGCCCTGCTCTACCTTCCCCTCATCGCTCAGCGCCAGTGCCTGGGGGCCTTCCTGTTCAGGGTCGCCGCCATGCCCGAGGGGGCGTGGCATCTCCCCCTGGCCCTGCCGGCCGCTGCCCTCGCCCTGGCCTTCTCCCACGAGCGGCTCGCTTTTCGCGAGGCGGCGCTCGGTGCGCGCTTCGAGCGCATGATCGACGCCCTCCACCTGCCGATGATCTTCCTGGACGCGGCCCTGCGGCCGGTCTCCTTCAACAAGGCCTACCGCGATCTGCACGATCTGGCCGAGAACGAGACCTTCGATAGCCTGGGGGCCATGTGGGCGCGGATCAGCCATCGCTACCTCGATCCGACCGTCGTGCAGCGCCTCTTCGGGGCCTGGCCTCACGCGCCCCTCTCCCCGCCGAGCGTCGAGGTCGAGTTCCGCGAGCCGCGCGAGGGGTATTATCGCCTGGTCCTGACCCCGTTCGTCGACGGCCAGGGGGTCTTCTCCGGCGCGGTCGCGAGCTTCTACGACGTCACCCAGGAGCGCCGCCTGATGCGCCTGCAGGCCGACTTCATCGAGAGCCTGGAGGAGCGGGTCAACGAGCGCACCCACGAGCTGCTCCGCGCCAACCAGGCTCTCACCCTCGCCAACCAGCAGCTGCGCGAGCTGGACCGCATGAAGAGCGACTTCATCTCCACGGTGAGCCACGAGCTGCGGACCCCGCTCAACTTGATCGTGGGCTTCGCCTCGCTTTTGGACGAAGGGGTGAGCGGCGATCTGAACCCCGACCACCGCGAGTGGGTGCGAGGGGTGATCATGGGCTCCATGCGCCTCAAGGGCCTGATCGACAACATCCTCGACCTCTCGCACCTGGCGGCGGGACGCTTCGAGCTCCACTGCGCCTGGGTCGAACCGCGGGCCATGCTGTTGCAGGCCGTCGAGGAGCTGCAGGTCCACCCGGACGCGCAGGGCAAGCGGATCACCCTCGAGCTGCCTCCCGAGCTGCCCACCCTCTGGGCCTCGCCCGAGACCCTCTACCAGCAGGTTCTGATGAACCTCGCGGTCAACGCGCTCAAGTTCACCGAGCCGGGCGGCGAGATCCGCTTTACCGCCTGGGTCGAGGATGGCAAGTTTGCGCTGGAGGTCACCGATACAGGGATTGGGATTCCGCAAGAGGCGTTCGGCAAGATCTTCGACCGCTTCGTCCAAGTCGACTCCAGCTCGACGCGCCGGCACGGCGGCTCGGGCTTGGGACTTGCGATCGCCCGGGAGATCGTCGAACTGCACGGCGGCACCATCGAGGTGAAGTCCGAGCTCGGCGTCGGCTCCAGGTTCTGCGTTCGCCTGCCGCTTTCGGCCCCCACGCCCGATCCGAAGGAAGAGGATCCATGCACCAGCTAGGCCTGAGCGCCGCCGACGTGGCGGCCCTGCTGCACCGCGAGGTCCAGGGCGCGACGGAGCGCCTTGAAACCTTCGACGCGGCGAACCGGCATGCGGGCCTTGCCCCCGAGGCGGCCCGCGAGCTCGCCTTGATCCAGTACCTGCACGAGTTCTCCACGACCCTACTTGAGGCGAACAACCGTAAGATCGCCGTCGACCTCGTCCGGCTGGGGGTGCTGACCGGCACCATCACCCGCGACGGGGAGGCGGCCTTCTGATTCTTACACTACGAAGGAGTAGTTTCCCCCGCCCATGAACAAACTGATCAGTTTCGTCGGGATTGCCGCGATCCTCGGGATTGCCTACCTGCTCTCCACCAACCGCAAGGCCATCAGCCTGAGGGTCGTGGGCTGGGGCCTCGGGATGCAGGCGGCGCTCGCCGTCTTCGTCCTCAAGACGCCCATCGGCCGCATGATCTTCGAGAAGCTGGGGGCGGGCGTCACCAAGCTCCTCGACTTCTCCAAGGTCGGCGCCGGCTTCATCTTCGGCGATCTGGTCAACAAGATGGACACCTTCGGCTTCATCTTCGCCTTCCAGGTCCTGCCCGCCATCGTCTTCGTGGGCAGCCTGATGGGGGTCGCCTACTACCTGGGCATCATGCAGTTCATCGTGAGCATGGTCGCCAAGCTGATGGTCAAGACCATGGGCACCTCGGGGGCCGAGAGCCTCTCGGCGGTGGGTACCGTGTTCGTCGGCCAGTCCGAGGCGCCCCTGCTCATCAAGCCCTACGTCCCCGAGATGACCAAGTCCGAGCTGATGGCGGTCATGACCGGCGGCATGGCGACCATCGCGGGCTCGGTCATGGCGGGCTACCTCGGCATGCTCGGCAGCGAGTGGGCCCCTCACCTCCTGGCCGCCTCGATCATGGGCGCGCCCGCGGGCCTGGTCATGGCCAAGATCATCGTCCCCGAGACCGAGGAGCCCAAGACCAAGGGCGGCGCCAAGCTCGAGATCGAGAAGACCGAGTCCTCGATCATCGAGGCGGCGGCCAAGGGCGCCGGTGACGGCATGCACCTGGCCTTCATCGTGGGTGCCATGCTCCTCGCCTTCATCTCCTTGATCGCCATGATCAACGCGGGCCTGGGGCTCTTCCACACCTCCATGGAGACGGTGCTCGGCTACCTCTTCATGCCCCTGGCCTTCCTGATGGGCGTGCCCTGGCACGAGGCCTCCACGGTGGGCAGCCTCATCGGCCAGAAGATCGTCCTCAACGAGTTCGTCGCCTACTCCAGCCTCTCGTCGATCATCAAGGGCCAGACGGCCGGCGTGGCCCTCAGCCCCCATGCGACCCTGATCGCGACCTTCGCCCTGTGCGGCTTCGCCAACTTCAGCTCCATCGCCATCAACATCGGCTGCCTGGGCGGTATCGCCCCCAGCCGCCGCGGCGAGCTCGCCCAGCTGGGCCTGCGGGCCATGGTCGGCGGCGCGCTGGCCTCCTGCCTCACCGCGACCGTCGCGGGCCTCTTGAGCTAAGGGGGGCGCGATGCAGAATCTGATCAGCCTCGCCGGCATCGTCGCGATCCTTGCGATCGCGGCCCTCTTCTCGACCAACCGCAAGGCGATCCGCTGGCGGGTCGTCCTCTGGGGGCTTGGCTTCCAGCTCGCTCTTGCCCTCTTCATCCTCAAGACCCAGCCGGGCAAGGTCCTCTTCCATGTTCTGGGCGACGGGGTCTCGCGCCTGCTCGACTTCTCCAAGGTCGGCTCCAGCTTCCTCTTCGGGGGGCTGGTGACCAAGGTGCCCTCGTTCGGCTTCATCTTCGCCTTCCAGGTCCTGCCGACCATCGTCTTCATGGCGTCCCTGATCTCGGTGTTCTACTATCTGGGCATCGTGCAGCGGGTCGTCAGCTTCCTGGCGATGCTCATGACCAAGACGATGGGCATCTCGGGCGCCGAGAGCCTCTCGAGCGCGGCCTGCGTCTTCGTCGGTCAGGTGGAGGGGCCGCTGCTGGTCCGCCCCTACATCCCCGACATGACCAAGTCCGAGCTGATGGCCCTGATGACGGGCGGCATGGCGACCTTGGCGGGCGGCGTGCTCGCGGCTTACCTCGGCATGCTCGGCAAGGACTGGGCCCCGGCCCTGCTCGCCGCCTCCTTCATGGGGGCGCCCGCGGGCATCGTGATGGCCAAGATCATCGTCCCCGAGACCGAGGAGCCCAAGACCATGGGCGGGGCCAAGATCGAGATCGAGCGCACCGAGTCCTCGGTCATCGAGGCGGCGGCCAAGGGGGCGGGCGACGGC from bacterium encodes the following:
- a CDS encoding D-alanyl-D-alanine carboxypeptidase: MVRKIHLATLLIPLIATIAAVPAQAAGVPSVSAKAAIVIDGVTGQVLYAKNIHDRLPQASTTKMMAGIVALERGTLSDEVQVSKRAADTEGSSMYLEAGERLTFEQLLYGMMLNSGNDATEAVAEYISGDATHFVGLMNQKASTLGLKNTHFVTPHGLPDSNHYSSAYDLAQIARYALSNPAFAEIAATKAFPVPGNKRAPHRTLINHNKLLRYFPGAWGGKTGYTIVAGKCFVGSAKRDGRYVIEALLSAPDCWADAEKLLNYGLDSFTSEPVAAAGQAMGDVKVQGGAQGSVKAVLTEAVALSVPKGGQKPEVTTRVKLEPEIKAPVKAGQSLGTYELREGDRLLASAPLVAALDVPVGGLELGDLGAVFGWFLKGGALSVALFSVFRWQGMRRRGRRKRGKSILGSSNAIHR
- a CDS encoding PilZ domain-containing protein, whose amino-acid sequence is MPAVGSLAVVTLDGQDVVGEVVACDQTHATVAVRIPHDVAEVFPAEGTVTWDDGRMQPWRRAQASATTVVELRLPLAALGAQEPRAEINLKRRVAVDVRSRTGGHLLASGHTQTLSRAGGKLSLKRALQSDERYRLSLYLPEGLLKLDAVIIRSDADKTLVAFRDVSPEAEAQLDRFLREGLVALRRLRQTP
- a CDS encoding BON domain-containing protein, which gives rise to MKGKEDVANALREAFAKDPLIKAERIRITMLAPDSLALQGEVSTLAEKDEAAFIARQIAPQCEIDNGLVVSVNRLMDDATLARRAEEALVAANLPRTVGVQVQGGLAMLRGSVESRDLVRKARLAVGHVPGIKDVREEHLSVASQQTFEPLGAARTGRSDLTAPGEDLSLVDAISGPDVVNRIEELLANRMDPARADEIRVSADQGIVRLTGFVKTAEELAQAEKLARSVSGVRGVRNLLVSLDGSSGCDEALASEIRLGLTPQRDHASPVDIKVFVVQDTVYLQGVVDFPEQIAQAIAIAKRTPGIAHVYPSLQVSERHFRSGAGPGHAAEDARRQLIEQGLDWDPSRPES
- a CDS encoding PAS domain-containing sensor histidine kinase, with the protein product MPTSMNVLAAFLGFEPQAPDAVAEFAARAQRLLGAESATFWRMAGTTLHLEEAWGVSAAEAMAALMGLGQRDDAPQAFPDAGGALLYLPLIAQRQCLGAFLFRVAAMPEGAWHLPLALPAAALALAFSHERLAFREAALGARFERMIDALHLPMIFLDAALRPVSFNKAYRDLHDLAENETFDSLGAMWARISHRYLDPTVVQRLFGAWPHAPLSPPSVEVEFREPREGYYRLVLTPFVDGQGVFSGAVASFYDVTQERRLMRLQADFIESLEERVNERTHELLRANQALTLANQQLRELDRMKSDFISTVSHELRTPLNLIVGFASLLDEGVSGDLNPDHREWVRGVIMGSMRLKGLIDNILDLSHLAAGRFELHCAWVEPRAMLLQAVEELQVHPDAQGKRITLELPPELPTLWASPETLYQQVLMNLAVNALKFTEPGGEIRFTAWVEDGKFALEVTDTGIGIPQEAFGKIFDRFVQVDSSSTRRHGGSGLGLAIAREIVELHGGTIEVKSELGVGSRFCVRLPLSAPTPDPKEEDPCTS
- a CDS encoding NupC/NupG family nucleoside CNT transporter, whose translation is MNKLISFVGIAAILGIAYLLSTNRKAISLRVVGWGLGMQAALAVFVLKTPIGRMIFEKLGAGVTKLLDFSKVGAGFIFGDLVNKMDTFGFIFAFQVLPAIVFVGSLMGVAYYLGIMQFIVSMVAKLMVKTMGTSGAESLSAVGTVFVGQSEAPLLIKPYVPEMTKSELMAVMTGGMATIAGSVMAGYLGMLGSEWAPHLLAASIMGAPAGLVMAKIIVPETEEPKTKGGAKLEIEKTESSIIEAAAKGAGDGMHLAFIVGAMLLAFISLIAMINAGLGLFHTSMETVLGYLFMPLAFLMGVPWHEASTVGSLIGQKIVLNEFVAYSSLSSIIKGQTAGVALSPHATLIATFALCGFANFSSIAINIGCLGGIAPSRRGELAQLGLRAMVGGALASCLTATVAGLLS
- a CDS encoding NupC/NupG family nucleoside CNT transporter, whose protein sequence is MQNLISLAGIVAILAIAALFSTNRKAIRWRVVLWGLGFQLALALFILKTQPGKVLFHVLGDGVSRLLDFSKVGSSFLFGGLVTKVPSFGFIFAFQVLPTIVFMASLISVFYYLGIVQRVVSFLAMLMTKTMGISGAESLSSAACVFVGQVEGPLLVRPYIPDMTKSELMALMTGGMATLAGGVLAAYLGMLGKDWAPALLAASFMGAPAGIVMAKIIVPETEEPKTMGGAKIEIERTESSVIEAAAKGAGDGMHLAFNVGAMLLAFISLVAMLNAGLGLFHTSMEQILGWVFSPLAFLIGVPWNEASIVGNLIGQKLVLNEFVAYSQLSGMIQDHKLSERAIMLATFALCGFANFSSIAQNVGGIGAMAPSRRGDLAKLGLRAMLAGALASCMSAAMAGLLS